In Oryza sativa Japonica Group chromosome 2, ASM3414082v1, the following are encoded in one genomic region:
- the LOC136355143 gene encoding uncharacterized protein, producing the protein MTLISDLPPELLPCIAGHLHAAVDVVRFHAVCREWRDALRYLPRRPSFLPWLLAPWPTPDDDTAAAGGACRCVFSRTTYHAPGLGIRDKRVAHYDGGASWFVGGLFVNPLTGRAAACAVDDPYLSDWIDNEGSRCIFSGDGTLLTCCFYDAGPPLSIYGAIWCPDYQQVWKRLGDADSDERACAVAYHDGAAVCVDLARCYVHEIGGPAAGDQTTFLPLPDEPGKVRRRSYLLELRGELLLASVLQDAGCTDDDDDDDDDRLSVSVHAFDLVAALNALDQLDAAVDGAGGGDPPSPSVWEKMDGATGDHVLFLGYPRSFAVEAARYGGEVPGGSAYFVGRSKPCRVYRCSFEDDGTAATLVDTLPAGWNDERCMWFLPEPDIAPVIGART; encoded by the coding sequence ATGACGTTAATCTCAGACCTCCCACCGGAGCTGCTCCCCTGcatcgccggccacctccacgccgccgtcgacgtcgtccgCTTCCACGCCGTCTGCAGGGAGTGGCGCGACGCGCTCCGCTATCTGCCGCGGCGCCCTAGCTTCCTCCCGTGGCTTCTCGCGCCATGGCCGACGCCCGacgacgacaccgccgccgccggcggcgcgtgcCGCTGCGTCTTCTCCAGGACGACCTACCACGCCCCCGGCCTCGGCATCCGGGACAAGAGGGTGGCCCACTACGACGGCGGGGCCTCCTGGTTCGTCGGCGGCCTCTTCGTCAACCCTCtcaccggccgcgccgccgcctgcgccgtcgaCGACCCGTATCTCTCGGACTGGATTGATAACGAGGGCTCCCGCTGCatcttctccggcgacggcacCCTCCTTACGTGCTGCTTCTACGACGCAGGGCCACCCTTATCTATCTACGGTGCCATTTGGTGCCCCGATTACCAACAGGTATGGAAAAGACTCGGCGACGCCGACAGTGACGAacgcgcctgcgccgtcgcctaccacgacggcgccgccgtgtgCGTGGACTTGGCGAGATGCTACGTCCACGAGATCGGAGGTCCAGCAGCTGGGGATCAAACCACGTTTCTGCCGCTGCCTGATGAGCCCGGCAAGGTGCGCCGGCGCAGCTACCTCTTGGAGCTTCGCGGCGAGCTGCTGCTGGCCAGCGTTCTACAAGACGCCGGctgcaccgacgacgacgacgacgacgacgacgaccgcctcTCGGTGTCCGTGCACGCGTTCGATCTGGTGGCTGCCCTTAACGCTCTCGATCAGCTAGATGCAGCTgtggacggcgccggcggcggcgacccgccgtcgccgtcagtGTGGGAGAAGATGGACGGCGCAACCGGTGACCACGTCCTCTTCTTGGGCTACCCGAGAAGCTTCGCCGTGGAGGCCGCGAGGTACGGCGGGGAGGTGCCCGGCGGAAGCGCCTACTTCGTCGGAAGGTCGAAGCCGTGCCGCGTGTACAGGTGCAGCTTCGAggacgacggcacggcggcgacgctggTGGACACGCTGCCCGCCGGATGGAACGACGAGAGGTGCATGTGGTTCTTGCCCGAGCCGGACATTGCTCCGGTGATCGGAGCACGGAcctag
- the LOC4328966 gene encoding expansin-A13 precursor, whose product MAGVARMLAAVVCAIMPAAAMAAGGVGALEPSGWVRAHATFYGGADASGTMGGACGYGNLYAQGYGTRTAALSTALFNDGLACGQCYKLVCDRKTDRTWCKPGVSVTITATNFCPPNWDLPSDSGGWCNPPRPHFDMAQPAWEKIGIYRGGIIPVIYQRVPCMKKGGVRFTINGHDYFQLVLLTNVGAAGSIKAMDVKGSKSPDWMAMAHNWGAQWHSLAYLTGQGLSFRVTITDGQTLVFPNVVRPGWRFGQTFASNIQFK is encoded by the exons ATGGCGGGCGTCGCTCGCATGCTCGCGGCCGTGGTCTGCGCGAtcatgccggcggcggcgatggcggccggcggcgtgggcgcgctGGAGCCGAGCGGGTGGGTGAGGGCGCACGCGACGTTCTACGGCGGCGCGGACGCGTCGGGAACCATGGGCGGGGCGTGCGGGTACGGCAACCTGTACGCGCAGGGGTACggcacgaggacggcggcgctcagCACGGCGCTGTTCAACGACGGCCTCGCCTGCGGGCAGTGCTACAAGCTCGTCTGCGACCGCAAGACGGACCGGACGTGGTGCAAGCCGGGCGTCTCCGTCACCATCACCGCCACCAACTTCTGCCCGCCCAACTGGGACCTCCccagcgacagcggcggctgGTGCAACCCGCCGCGCCCCCACTTCGACATGGCCCAGCCCGCCTGGGAGAAGATCGGCATCTACCGCGGCGGCATCATCCCCGTCATCTACCAAAG GGTTCCTTGCATGAAGAAGGGCGGGGTGCGGTTCACCATCAACGGGCACGACTACTTCCAGCTGGTGCTGCTGACCAACGTCGGGGCGGCCGGCTCGATCAAGGCCATGGACGTGAAGGGCTCCAAGTCGCCGGACTGGATGGCCATGGCGCACAACTGGGGCGCCCAGTGGCACTCGCTGGCCTACCTCACCGGCCAGGGCCTCTCCTTCCGGGTCACCATCACCGATGGCCAGACGCTCGTCTTCCCCAACGTCGTTCGCCCCGGATGGAGGTTCGGCCAAACGTTCGCGAGCAACATACAGTTCAAGTGA